One segment of Desulfosudis oleivorans Hxd3 DNA contains the following:
- a CDS encoding tetratricopeptide repeat protein: MAAVYAVAAVLLFLAGPVYAGDIRPVCLAMDIFTPLERTFFEDLADGGLSGYDDYDAFLIASGIVDPRAFSRYRPRIRAIRSRALAGVDRNAAPYDRGKTLLFWLHDNVLRTYSETSNLAGDLLDKGAFNCLSSTILYCLLAKDLGLSVSGVLAPGHTFCLLADGDRQIVVETTNRYGFEPGRVEEEAIEGGVRQVTVPETVYETTKTVPLYGLMALLYVNTLDMSTLAVGQGETGCLPRFAKVCLFDPENGLFADNLAACLNNLAVSALGQERLEPAYLLIQQGKALGRAPFDDLEVQYYNQMAEQQAGSGDFNGAVQTLWTALQLYPENPVLDNNILYYYGLWADTFRTRSDTGGVVRVFLAARQMLPGSAAVSEGLKAAFYNHAVDAYNRQDFDAARSICQEALGLFPGEGAFLEILNAIPQDPPAWQWGR, translated from the coding sequence ATGGCGGCTGTGTATGCCGTGGCGGCGGTGCTGCTGTTTCTGGCCGGGCCGGTTTACGCCGGCGACATTCGGCCGGTCTGCCTGGCCATGGATATCTTCACCCCGCTGGAGCGGACCTTTTTTGAAGACCTGGCCGACGGCGGATTGAGCGGGTATGACGATTACGACGCGTTTCTGATCGCTTCGGGCATCGTGGACCCCCGCGCGTTTTCCCGGTACCGGCCACGAATACGGGCCATTCGCAGCCGTGCCCTGGCCGGCGTGGACCGGAACGCGGCCCCCTACGACCGGGGAAAAACCCTGCTGTTCTGGCTCCATGATAATGTGCTGCGGACCTATTCAGAAACCTCCAATCTGGCCGGCGACCTGCTGGACAAGGGAGCGTTCAACTGCCTCTCGTCCACCATTCTGTATTGCCTGCTGGCAAAAGACCTGGGCCTGTCCGTGTCCGGCGTGCTGGCGCCGGGCCACACCTTCTGCCTTCTGGCCGACGGGGACCGGCAAATCGTGGTGGAAACCACCAACCGGTACGGGTTTGAGCCGGGCCGGGTGGAAGAAGAAGCCATTGAGGGCGGGGTCCGCCAGGTGACGGTGCCGGAGACGGTCTACGAGACGACAAAGACTGTGCCGCTTTACGGCCTGATGGCCCTGCTTTATGTCAACACCCTGGATATGTCCACGCTGGCGGTGGGCCAGGGGGAGACCGGCTGCCTGCCCCGGTTTGCCAAGGTCTGTCTTTTTGACCCGGAAAACGGTCTGTTTGCCGACAATCTGGCCGCCTGCCTGAACAACCTGGCGGTGTCGGCCCTGGGGCAGGAACGGCTGGAACCGGCCTATCTCCTTATTCAGCAGGGCAAGGCCCTGGGCAGAGCCCCTTTTGACGATCTTGAAGTGCAGTACTACAACCAGATGGCCGAACAGCAGGCAGGTTCCGGGGATTTTAACGGTGCTGTTCAGACCCTGTGGACTGCCTTGCAGCTTTATCCCGAAAACCCCGTGCTGGACAACAATATCCTTTATTATTATGGGTTGTGGGCCGACACCTTTCGGACCCGGTCCGACACCGGCGGCGTTGTCCGGGTGTTTCTGGCGGCCCGGCAGATGCTGCCCGGCAGCGCCGCCGTTTCAGAGGGCCTGAAGGCCGCCTTTTACAACCACGCGGTGGACGCCTACAACCGGCAGGACTTTGACGCGGCCCGGTCCATCTGCCAGGAGGCCCTGGGGCTTTTCCCGGGAGAAGGGGCGTTTCTGGAGATTCTGAATGCCATTCCGCAAGACCCGCCGGCCTGGCAGTGGGGGCGGTAA